One window of Amaranthus tricolor cultivar Red isolate AtriRed21 chromosome 11, ASM2621246v1, whole genome shotgun sequence genomic DNA carries:
- the LOC130827038 gene encoding protein TIC 214-like — translation MVTISIGDPIHRSSLKWNYPFSCFISIYYTPLHLALGRPHTITVLALPYLLFHFFWNNHKHFFDYGSTSRNSMRNLSIQCVFLNNLIFQLFNYFILPSSTLARLVNIYMFRCNNKMLFVTSSFVGWLIGHILFMKWVGLVLVWIQQNHSIRSNKYLVSELRNSMARIFSILFFITCVYYLGRMPSPIFTKKLKETPETKESEEETEQEEEGFTEEDPSPSLFSEEKEDPDKIQIDEMEKIRVNGKDKTKDEFHLHLKEACYKNSPTSYSGNQDISKLEILKEEKKTSSGLKNHKRIKYA, via the coding sequence ATGGTTACGATATCAATCGGGGACCCCATTCATCGATCTTCTTTGAAATGGAATTACCCGTTCTCCTGCTTCATATCGATCTATTATACGCCTCTGCATCTAGCATTGGGTAGACCTCATACAATAACTGTCCTAGCTCTACCCTATCTTTTGTTTCATTTCTTCTGGAACAATCACAAACACTTTTTTGATTATGGATCTACTAGCAGAAATTCAATGCGTAATCTCAGCATTCAATGTGTATTCctgaataatctcatttttcaattattcaACTATTTCATTTTACCAAGTTCAACGTTAGCCAGATTAGTCAACATTTATATGTTTCGATGCAACAACAAGATGTTATTTGTAACAAGTAGTTTTGTTGGTTGGTTAATTGGTCACATTTTATTCATGAAATGGGTTGGATTGGTATTAGTCTGGATACAGCAAAATCATTCTATTCGATCTAATAAGTACCTTGTGTCAGAATTGAGAAATTCTATGGCTCGAATCTTTAGTATTCTCTTCTTTATTACCTGTGTCTACTATTTAGGCAGAATGCCGTCACctatttttactaaaaaacTGAAAGAAACCCCAGAAACGAAAGAAAGTGAGGAAGAAACAGAACAGGAAGAAGAGGGATTCACCGAAGAAGATCCTTCTCCTTCCCTTTTTTCGGAAGAAAAGGAGGATCCGGACAAAATCCAAATCGATGAAATGGAAAAGATCCGAGTGAATGGAAAGGACAAAACAAAGGATGAATTCCACTTGCACTTAAAAGAAGCATGCTATAAAAATAGCCCAACTTCTTATTCTGGGAATCAAGATATTTCGAAGTTAGAAATacttaaagaagaaaaaaaaacttcttcTGGTTTGAAAAATCATAAGAGAATAAAGTATGCTTAA